The stretch of DNA TACCAGCTATAGCTGTACCTATCAAAATTCCAATCAGCGGTATTGCACTGTACCTATTGATGGCCTGAACGAAGAACTGGTTTTCTGGGTCCTCAAGGATGGCTGATGCTCCTCCCTTCATGAATTCCATGGCAAGGAAGATTAAACCCAAACTGAATATCACTTTGAATATGTGTTTTGATTTATCGCTTGGCGAGAATGACATCCCAAAGAAACCAATGGCAAGTAATGGCCAGTAGAGAAAACCGATGTCGAATGAAACGATTTGGGCTGTCAAGGTTGTACCGATTTCAGACCCAAGCATAACATTGACTGCTTGCCGAAACGACATCATTCCTGCATTGACAAATCCAATGAGAGTAAGTGCGGTTATACTGGAACTTTGGGTCATAAACGTCGTAGCTGCTCCAGTCCCCATTCCTCTGATTGGGTCGTTACTCACTTTCTCTAGGATACGGACAACCCGTTTACCTGATAGCTTACCCAACGTTTCTCTGAGCATAGTGATGGCAAACATGAACGTGGCGAGTCCACCAACTATGATGAGTAGGTTTTCAATGAGCGATGCCATTCTATCTGCTTCACAGAAACCCTCACTATATGAACATTAGCCCCTAATCGGCGCCGGTCAAGAATCAAACCTGTGGAGGTAGAGATATACAGCTGGAGAATAATAGTCCACGAAAATATAGTACTGGTTCAATCTGGCAAAGCTATCTCTGTCGAAGAAGAAACTAACCTCATTGTAACTCACGATGACCCCACCCCCCCTTTGGTTTGCTAGGAATGCTCGAAGGTGTGATATTGCAAAGAACTTGACCAGCGAGCCCTTGCGGGGCTCGTCAGGTTGGGCCCACAGGTTTACGGCCCGACCGTCATCCACCGCT from Candidatus Thorarchaeota archaeon encodes:
- a CDS encoding Na/Pi cotransporter family protein, with the translated sequence MASLIENLLIIVGGLATFMFAITMLRETLGKLSGKRVVRILEKVSNDPIRGMGTGAATTFMTQSSSITALTLIGFVNAGMMSFRQAVNVMLGSEIGTTLTAQIVSFDIGFLYWPLLAIGFFGMSFSPSDKSKHIFKVIFSLGLIFLAMEFMKGGASAILEDPENQFFVQAINRYSAIPLIGILIGTAIAGTTQSSSATTSLVIALGGAGLVGLDMSIAIVMGANIGTCFLELFAGFGATTPAKRTAVAQSLINIIGVAV